Genomic window (Paenibacillus sp. 37):
ATCCACAACCATTGGGCCTGCTGTTGCCGTAATATTCGGGATGGTCAGGTTACCTTCGAACGCCGGGTCCCACAGGTCACTCCATGAAGTCACTTCTTTGGATACGAGATCCGGATTATAAGCGATACCGAGCTGTCCAACCGTGTAGGCCGGGCCATAATCTTCACCAAGTGGTGCTTTGGCAATATCATAAATGTCATTTACATTTGGAATTTTGGAACGGTCGATTTTCTCAAACAGACCTTCATCGATACCTTGTTGTGCATAGTAGTCAGACAGGTAGATGACATCGACATTGGATGTACCCTGACGGATTTTGTTCAGACGTTCAGCGTTATTGCCGACTTCGAGCACGATGTCTACATTATGTTCTTTTTCAAAGGGACCAAATACTTCTTCATTAAAGAAATCTTCGGAGAAGCCCCAAGTGGAGATAACCAATTTGTTCGCTGCGGTTCCTCCACTGCCTGATCCGCCTGTTGCATCATCCGTGCTGCTGCCACAACCTGCAAGTAATACTGATGTCATTGCCACTGCTGCCAAACCGCTAATCCACTTTTTCATCATGATCCTGATTCCCCCTGATATATGTGATGTGTAT
Coding sequences:
- a CDS encoding PotD/PotF family extracellular solute-binding protein, whose product is MKKWISGLAAVAMTSVLLAGCGSSTDDATGGSGSGGTAANKLVISTWGFSEDFFNEEVFGPFEKEHNVDIVLEVGNNAERLNKIRQGTSNVDVIYLSDYYAQQGIDEGLFEKIDRSKIPNVNDIYDIAKAPLGEDYGPAYTVGQLGIAYNPDLVSKEVTSWSDLWDPAFEGNLTIPNITATAGPMVVDAASRVAGNDTFNEDAAFAELKKLSGNVVKFYSQTSEFVNMFSQEEIAGGPIMEMYFKDLKAAVPNAKFVTPSEGAYAVMNTINVVKGSKNKELAEEFINWQLSQDVQAKSAKAKVDSPVNTKVELTAEEAEGVTYGAEVVEKLNKLDMEFVNQQVKGWTDRWNREIAQ